The genome window CCTGCGGGGCGAAGTGATGATGAATATCAAGCGTTTGATTGACATCGGATCGTATCGCGGCCTGCGTCATCGCAGGGGATTGCCGGTGCATGGTCAGCGTACCAAGACCAACGCTCGTACCCGCAAGGGACCCAAGAGGACAGTGGGTGGAAGGAAGAAACCTCCGGCACCCAAGTAAACCGAGAACAATTTGCTTGATATATTAAGGAGCAGATGTGGCAGATCCTAAACGCAAACGCGGAAAAAAGAAAGTAAAACGCGCCGAATCAAGGGGTGTCGTTCATATAAAGGCGACCTTCAACAACACCCTCATCTCGATTACCGACATGAAGGGCAACGCGGTGTCATGGGCCTCGGCCGGTAAGGTTGGCTTCAAGGGGTCCAAGAAGAGCACACCGTTTGCTGCCCAGGTGGCGTCCGATTCAGCCGCCAAGGAAGCGATGGATGCTGGTGTGCGCAAGGTCGAAGTGTGGGTCAAGGGGCCCGGCTCCGGTCGTGAAGCGGCGATTCGATCGCTTCAGGCCGCCGGACTGGAAATCGTGGCTATTCGCGATGTCACTCCAATCCCGCACAATGGATGTCGTCCGAAAAAACGGCGCAGAGTGTAAGGAAAGGAATTTTAATGGCAAGATATCGGGGAAGCGTCTGCAGGCTTTGCAGGAGAGAAGGCGAAAAACTGTTTCTGAAGGGATCACGTTGTTACAGCGAAAAATGCGCTATCGAAAGGCGCAGTTTCCCGCCCGGACAGCATGGATTCAACGTTCGCAGAAAAATTTCCGATTATGGCGTACAGCTTCGTGAGAAGC of Candidatus Zixiibacteriota bacterium contains these proteins:
- the rpsK gene encoding 30S ribosomal protein S11, with protein sequence MADPKRKRGKKKVKRAESRGVVHIKATFNNTLISITDMKGNAVSWASAGKVGFKGSKKSTPFAAQVASDSAAKEAMDAGVRKVEVWVKGPGSGREAAIRSLQAAGLEIVAIRDVTPIPHNGCRPKKRRRV